The following proteins are co-located in the Rippkaea orientalis PCC 8801 genome:
- a CDS encoding class I SAM-dependent methyltransferase, with the protein MTQWYGEDLAYIHHQGFSDYALKSVSGILEILHQNQIHEGLIVELGCGSGRLTQGLVNANYQVLGIDISEAMINLARKNVPKAQFQVNSFFQASIPLCHAVISVGECFNYLFDTNNNDSQLYQLFERIYRGLVKGGVFIFDVIEMSYFTADQPNQLFREEKDWIILVEKSKNQEQKILTRRIITLRKVGETYRRNEELHEIRVYNSEDLVKQLEQIGFSVKLSSNYGDFRLPQGNKSIIACKIRDDIR; encoded by the coding sequence ATGACTCAATGGTATGGGGAAGATCTGGCTTATATTCACCATCAGGGGTTCTCAGATTATGCCCTGAAGTCTGTTTCTGGTATTTTGGAAATTTTACACCAAAATCAGATTCATGAGGGCTTAATCGTTGAATTAGGCTGCGGTAGTGGACGATTAACTCAAGGGTTGGTCAACGCTAATTATCAAGTTTTGGGGATCGATATTTCTGAAGCAATGATTAATTTAGCCCGAAAAAATGTTCCCAAAGCTCAATTTCAAGTTAATTCATTTTTTCAAGCTTCTATCCCCCTTTGTCATGCTGTTATTTCTGTTGGAGAATGTTTTAATTATTTATTTGATACCAACAATAATGATAGCCAATTATATCAATTATTTGAACGTATCTATAGGGGATTAGTCAAAGGAGGGGTTTTTATTTTTGATGTGATAGAAATGTCTTACTTCACAGCAGATCAACCTAATCAATTATTTCGAGAAGAAAAAGACTGGATCATATTAGTTGAAAAAAGCAAAAATCAAGAACAAAAAATACTCACTCGTCGTATTATTACCCTGCGAAAAGTTGGAGAAACCTATCGACGTAACGAAGAACTTCATGAGATTCGTGTCTATAATAGTGAAGATCTTGTCAAGCAACTAGAACAAATAGGGTTTAGTGTAAAATTAAGCAGTAACTATGGTGATTTTAGGCTTCCTCAAGGCAATAAATCGATAATCGCGTGTAAAATAAGAGATGATATTAGATAA
- a CDS encoding ABC transporter permease, with product MDIHDHLKMALAALMANKLRSSLTMLGITIGNASVIAMVAIGQGTQKLAAEQFESLGPNVLFVSLGSERVRRDLSSKMKPLLLDDAEAIAKLIPSVSDVSPEIHLSDLITYRDQLFKNGIVGASPDYLLVRNYQLAQGRFINKIDLRRTNRVVVLGAEIAQRLFPKQDPIGQQIRIKNLTFEVIGTLAPKGALFDSNQDNKVIVPLTTAENQLRGQTSPHGIPLTLIAMLAQDQETVPSAEFQVKNLMRLRHPLASEDDINIYSQNALLESASKTNAGLTRMLAAIASISLLVGGIGVMNIMLVSVTERTQEIGLRKALGAQESDILGQFLIEAVLLATLGGAIGVSVGIGGTIIASSVSSLVTSISPVSIIAAITVSGGIGLFFGVFPAKQAAKLDPIIALRSS from the coding sequence ATGGATATCCATGATCACCTAAAAATGGCTCTAGCAGCCCTTATGGCCAATAAACTCCGTAGCAGCTTAACCATGCTAGGAATTACTATCGGGAATGCTTCGGTGATCGCCATGGTAGCTATCGGCCAAGGAACCCAAAAGTTAGCTGCTGAACAATTTGAGTCCCTAGGTCCAAATGTCCTGTTTGTCAGTTTAGGCTCTGAACGAGTGCGTCGTGACCTATCCTCTAAAATGAAACCCCTCTTACTCGATGATGCGGAAGCGATCGCTAAACTGATCCCTAGCGTCAGCGATGTCTCTCCAGAAATTCATTTAAGCGATCTTATTACTTACCGCGATCAACTCTTTAAGAATGGTATTGTAGGAGCTAGTCCTGACTATTTGCTTGTCAGAAATTACCAATTAGCGCAAGGCCGTTTTATTAATAAAATCGATTTAAGACGCACTAACCGAGTCGTCGTTTTAGGTGCAGAAATTGCTCAACGGTTGTTTCCTAAACAAGATCCTATCGGACAACAAATACGCATCAAAAACCTCACTTTTGAAGTGATTGGAACCTTAGCCCCAAAAGGAGCGTTATTTGATTCTAATCAAGACAATAAAGTCATTGTCCCCCTAACAACTGCCGAAAATCAACTTAGAGGACAAACCTCTCCCCATGGTATCCCCCTAACGCTGATTGCTATGTTAGCCCAAGATCAAGAGACTGTGCCATCAGCCGAATTTCAGGTGAAAAACCTGATGCGTTTACGTCATCCTTTAGCCAGTGAGGACGACATTAACATCTATTCCCAAAATGCTTTGTTAGAAAGTGCCTCAAAAACCAATGCAGGACTAACGCGAATGTTAGCTGCGATCGCTAGTATTTCTCTGTTAGTCGGGGGTATCGGGGTGATGAATATTATGTTAGTTTCTGTAACCGAACGTACTCAGGAAATTGGACTCAGAAAGGCGTTAGGAGCCCAAGAAAGCGATATTTTAGGGCAATTTCTCATCGAAGCTGTCCTGTTAGCTACCCTAGGCGGTGCGATCGGGGTGAGTGTTGGCATTGGTGGTACAATCATCGCTAGTTCGGTGTCTTCTTTGGTAACTAGCATCTCCCCGGTTTCTATTATCGCAGCAATTACTGTCTCTGGGGGAATTGGCCTGTTTTTTGGGGTTTTTCCGGCTAAACAAGCAGCTAAACTCGATCCGATAATTGCCCTAAGAAGTTCTTAA